Proteins encoded within one genomic window of Chloroflexi bacterium ADurb.Bin180:
- the glmM gene encoding Phosphoglucosamine mutase — translation MDALGNFVDPHQIFALALRYLVEKRGWTGLVVKTVSTTMMVDRLAARYGLELKETPVGFNHIADYMLANEVLIGGEESGGLSIKGHIPEGDGILMGLLLLEILADAGVPLHELIADVQRQAGPTCYTRADLRLRHPVNKAEMVKCLIDGAPASIGGQGVRSVETLDGVKYRLADDGWLLIRPSGTEPVLRVYAEAPTHDEVKALLGFGQKVAEGV, via the coding sequence ATGGATGCCCTGGGCAATTTCGTGGACCCCCACCAGATCTTTGCCCTGGCCCTCCGCTACCTGGTGGAGAAGCGGGGCTGGACGGGGCTGGTGGTCAAGACCGTGTCGACGACCATGATGGTCGACCGCCTGGCCGCCCGCTATGGCCTGGAGCTGAAAGAGACGCCCGTGGGGTTCAACCACATCGCCGACTATATGCTGGCCAACGAGGTGCTCATCGGCGGCGAGGAGTCGGGGGGCTTGAGCATCAAGGGCCACATCCCCGAGGGCGACGGCATCCTCATGGGCCTGCTCCTCCTGGAGATCCTGGCCGACGCCGGGGTGCCCCTCCACGAGCTCATCGCCGACGTGCAGCGCCAGGCGGGCCCCACCTGCTATACCCGCGCCGACCTGCGTCTGCGCCACCCCGTCAACAAGGCCGAGATGGTCAAGTGCCTCATCGACGGCGCGCCGGCGAGCATCGGCGGGCAGGGCGTGCGCTCTGTCGAAACCCTCGACGGCGTCAAGTACCGCCTCGCCGACGACGGCTGGCTGCTCATCCGGCCCTCGGGCACCGAGCCCGTGCTGCGCGTCTATGCCGAAGCGCCCACACACGACGAAGTGAAGGCACTCCTCGGTTTCGGTCAGAAGGTGGCGGAGGGAGTATAG